One segment of Triticum aestivum cultivar Chinese Spring chromosome 2A, IWGSC CS RefSeq v2.1, whole genome shotgun sequence DNA contains the following:
- the LOC123189459 gene encoding pentatricopeptide repeat-containing protein At4g39952, mitochondrial: MPPSRPPLTPTSLGLLHRFLASSSSAPPPLPVLLRLHALAATSGLCSRPDFAAKLVSAYSSSGRPGLAALAFSASPCPDTFLWNSLLRSHHCASDFASALSAHRRMCASGARPSRFTAPIAASAAAELAALPVGSSVHAYSVKLGLLVGDGSLAVSSSLVYMYARCGRIDDATKLFDEMGERDVITWTAVVSGCVRNDQGEKGMRYLVQMVRLAGDGGARPNSRTMESGLEACGLLGELSAGRCLHGYTVKEGIGDCALVVSALFSMYSKCDRTEDACVLFLELPEKDVVTWTSLIGAYCRRGLDREAVELFQEMVVSGLQPDEVLVSCVLSGLGNSGNVRRGKAFHAAITKRNFGDSFLVANALISMYGKLELVDAAGKVFGILHQRDAESWSLMVVLYCKAGLDVKCLELYREMHCRDHDEFLCDINSLVSTISSCSRLGQLRLGQSAHCFSIKCLLDEISVANALIGMYGRCGKFDLAYKIFGVAKVRRDVVTWNALLSSYSHLGHSNDALSLYDQMLTEGVQPNSATLITVISACANLAALEHGELIHSYVKDMGLESDVSISTSLVDMYTKCGQLGIARGIFDSMLVRDVVTWNVMIAGYGMHGDVKQALQLFSEMERGSIKPNSVTFLAILSACCHAGYVDEGRKLFIRMGKYRLEPNLKHYACMVDLLGKSGHLQEAEDMILAMPIQPDGGVWGTLLSACKMHDNFEMGLRVAKKAFASDPGNDGYYVLMSNSYGSAEKWEEIEKLRDTMKNHGVEKGVGWSAVDICV; the protein is encoded by the coding sequence GCCTCCGCCGCTGCCCGTGCTCCTCCGCCTGCACGCTCTCGCTGCCACCTCAGGCCTCTGTTCCCGCCCCGACTTCGCCGCCAAGCTCGTCTCCGCCtactcctcctccggccgccccggcctcgccgccctcgcctTCTCCGCCTCCCCCTGCCCGGACACCTTCCTCTGGAACTCCCTCCTCCGCTCCCACCATTGCGCCTCCGACTTTGCCTCCGCGCTCTCCGCCCACCGCCGCATGTGCGCCTCTGGCGCGCGGCCCTCCCGGTTCACCGCGCCCATCGCCGCCTCCGCGGCCGCCGAGCTCGCGGCGCTCCCGGTCGGCTCCTCCGTGCACGCCTACTCCGTCAAGCTCGGCCTTCTGGTAGGCGATGGTTCCCTCGCGGTCTCGTCGTCGCTCGTGTACATGTATGCCAGGTGCGGCCGCATTGACGACGCTACGAAGCTGTTCGACGAAATGGGTGAGAGGGACGTCATCACGTGGACCGCGGTGGTCTCTGGGTGCGTTAGGAATGACCAGGGTGAGAAGGGAATGAGATACTTGGTGCAGATGGTTAGGCTAGCGGGTGATGGCGGCGCGAGGCCAAATTCACGGACAATGGAGAGTGGGTTGGAGGCTTGCGGACTGCTAGGTGAGCTGTCTGCTGGGAGATGCTTGCACGGGTACACGGTGAAGGAAGGGATTGGAGATTGTGCGTTGGTGGTTTCCGCACTTTTCTCAATGTACTCAAAGTGCGATAGGACTGAGGATGCATGTGTTTTATTCCTGGAGTTGCCAGAAAAAGATGTGGTTACCTGGACTAGCTTGATTGGAGCCTATTGTAGGAGAGGACTTGATAGGGAGGCCGTGGAGTTGTTCCAGGAGATGGTGGTGTCTGGTCTGCAGCCAGATGAAGTTCTTGTTAGCTGTGTACTTTCAGGGTTAGGGAACAGTGGAAATGTGCGTAGGGGGAAGGCATTTCATGCAGCTATAACTAAGAGAAACTTTGGAGACAGTTTCTTGGTTGCCAATGCTTTGATTTCAATGTACGGGAAACTTGAGTTGGTAGATGCTGCAGGCAAAGTTTTTGGAATTTTGCATCAACGAGATGCAGAATCATGGAGTTTGATGGTTGTATTATACTGCAAAGCTGGACTTGATGTCAAATGCTTGGAGTTGTACCGAGAAATGCATTGCAGAGATCATGATGAATTTTTATGTGATATCAACAGCTTGGTTTCCACAATCTCTTCTTGTTCACGGCTAGGACAACTGCGGTTAGGTCAATCAGCTCATTGCTTTTCGATCAAGTGCTTGCTTGATGAAATTTCAGTTGCCAATGCATTAATTGGCATGTATGGAAGGTGTGGGAAATTTGACCTTGCATACAAAATATTTGGTGTGGCCAAAGTGAGGAGGGATGTTGTCACCTGGAATGCACTCCTATCCAGCTATTCACATCTAGGACATTCAAATGATGCCTTGTCACTATATGATCAGATGCTCACTGAAGGTGTCCAACCAAACTCTGCAACCTTGATTACTGTCATTTCAGCTTGTGCAAATTTGGCTGCACTGGAACATGGTGAACTGATACATTCTTATGTGAAAGATATGGGGTTGGAATCTGATGTATCTATTAGTACATCACTTGTTGACATGTATACTAAATGTGGGCAGCTGGGGATTGCAAGAGGAATTTTTGATTCTATGCTCGTACGGGATGTTGTTACATGGAATGTGATGATAGCAGGCTATGGGATGCATGGTGATGTGAAGCAAGCACTGCAGTTATTTAGTGAGATGGAGAGAGGAAGTATTAAGCCTAACAGTGTCACTTTTCTTGCCATTCTGTCTGCTTGCTGCCATGCAGGGTATGTTGATGAGGGCAGGAAGCTGTTCATCAGAATGGGGAAATACCGCCTTGAACCTAACCTGAAGCATTACGCATGTATGGTGGATCTCCTAGGGAAATCTGGGCATCTTCAAGAAGCAGAAGATATGATTTTGGCTATGCCAATACAACCTGATGGTGGGGTATGGGGAACTTTGCTTAGTGCCTGCAAAATGCATGACAATTTCGAGATGGGGTTAAGAGTTGCAAAGAAGGCTTTTGCTTCTGACCCAGGAAATGATGGGTACTATGTTTTAATGTCCAATTCATATGGTAGTGCTGAAAAATGGGAAGAGATAGAGAAACTGAGAGACACGATGAAGAATCATGGAGTGGAAAAAGGTGTGGGCTGGAGTGCGGTTGATATTTGCGTGTGA